From a single Piliocolobus tephrosceles isolate RC106 chromosome 21, ASM277652v3, whole genome shotgun sequence genomic region:
- the MISP gene encoding mitotic interactor and substrate of PLK1, whose translation MDRVTRYPILGIPQTHRATGLVLNGDTSYTYHLVCTGPEASGGGQDEPQTRSTHYKAQQAVWRRGLSYSVHAYPGQPSPRGLHSEDGEDEGLKIYRLGARDAHQGRSTWALHPEDEEDAEMKMYHLDAGDTVPRRPCDLERERWAIIQGQAVRKSGTVATLQGAPDHGDPRTPGRPRSTPLEENTVDREQIDFLAARQQFLSLEQANKEVPHSSLARGAPAGTSPGVSQAPKAFDKPHLANGHVVPIKPQVKGVVREENKVRAVPTWASVQVVDDPGSLASGESPETPKETPIEREIRLAQEREADLRQQRGLRRGSDHQELVEIPARPLLTKVSLMTTPRRERGRPSLYVQRDMVQETQREEDHRREGLQVGRVSTPDWVSEDPQPGIQRALSSDSILGPAPDARAADPAPEVRKVNRIPPDAYQPYLSPGNPQLEFSAFRAFGKPSSLSTVEAKATTSPKATMSPRHLSESSGKPLSRKQEPSKPPRGSLQANRGVVRWEYFRLRPLKFRALDEPQKAQVPHGWGWEVAGAPALRLQKSQSSDLLERERESVLRREREVAEERRNAFFPEVFSPTPDENSDQNSRSSSQASGITGSYSVSESPFFSPIHLHSSLAWTAEDSVDSASPGQRRKEQWYAGIDPSDGINSEVLEAIRVTRHKNAMAERWESRVYASEEDD comes from the exons ATGGACCGCGTGACCAGATACCCCATCCTGGGCATCCCGCAGACACACCGTGCCACCGGCCTGGTGCTGAATGGAGACACCAGCTACACATACCACTTGGTGTGCACGGGCCCTGAGGCCAGTGGCGGGGGCCAGGATGAGCCACAGACACGGTCCACTCACTACAAGGCCCAGCAGGCTGTGTGGAGGCGGGGGCTGTCCTACAGCGTGCATGCCTACCCTGGCCAGCCGTCCCCACGGGGACTCCACTCGGAGGACGGGGAAGATGAGGGTCTGAAGATTTATCGCCTGGGTGCCAGGGATGCCCACCAGGGACGCTCAACATGGGCCCTCCACCCCGAGGACGAGGAGGACGCGGAGATGAAGATGTACCACCTGGATGCTGGGGACACCGTCCCCAGGAGGCCATGCGACCTGGAGCGGGAGCGCTGGGCCATCATCCAGGGCCAGGCAGTCAGGAAGAGTGGCACCGTGGCCACGCTCCAGGGCGCCCCTGACCACGGAGACCCCAGGACCCCCGGCCGACCTCGGTCCACGCCCCTGGAGGAGAACACAGTTGACAGGGAGCAGATTGACTTCCTGGCAGCAAGACAGCAGTTCTTGAGTCTGGAGCAGGCGAACAAGGAGGTCCCTCATAGCTCCCTGGCCAGGGGGGCCCCCGCAGGCACATCCCCAGGGGTCAGCCAGGCCCCCAAGGCCTTCGACAAGCCCCACTTGGCCAACGGGCATGTAGTTCCCATCAAGCCCCAGGTGAAGGGGGTGGTCAGGGAAGAGAACAAGGTTCGTGCCGTGCCCACCTGGGCCAGTGTCCAAGTTGTGGATGACCCTGGCTCCCTGGCCTCAGGGGAGTCCCCGGAGACCCCCAAGGAGACGCCCATCGAGCGGGAGATCCGACTGGCTCAGGAGCGTGAGGCAGACCTGCGACAGCAGAGGGGGCTTCGGCGGGGATCCGACCACCAGGAGCTGGTGGAAATCCCTGCCAGGCCACTGCTGACCAAGGTGAGCCTGATGACAACCCCACGGCGGGAGAGAGGGCGCCCGTCCCTCTACGTGCAGCGGGACATGGTACAGGAGACACAGCGCGAGGAAGACCACCGGCGGGAGGGCCTGCAGGTGGGCCGGGTGTCCACACCCGACTGGGTCTCGGAGGATCCCCAGCCTGGAATCCAGAGAGCCCTCAGCTCGGACTCCATCCTCGGTCCGGCCCCAGATGCCCGTGCGGCTGACCCAGCTCCAGAAGTGAGGAAGGTAAACCGTATCCCACCTGATGCCTACCAGCCTTACCTGAGCCCCGGGAACCCCCAGCTAGAATTCTCGGCCTTCAGAGCATTCGGCAAGCCCAGCAGCCTCTCCACAGTGGAGGCCAAGGCTACAACTTCACCAAAGGCCACGATGTCCCCGAGGCATCTCTCAGAATCCTCCGGAAAACCCCTGAGCAGAAAGCAGGAGCCATCGAAGCCTCCTCGGGGATCCCTGCAAGCCAACAGGGGTGTCGTGAGGTGGGAGTACTTCCGCCTGCGTCCTCTGAAGTTCAGGGCCCTGGACGAGCCCCAGAAGGCCCAAGTTCCCcatggctggggctgggaggtggCCGGGGCCCCGGCCTTGAGGCTACAAAAGTCCCAGTCATCTGACCTgctggaaagggagagggagagtgtCCTCCGCCGGGAGCGAGAGGTGGCAGAGGAGCGGAGGAATGCCTTCTTCCCAGAGGTCTTCTCCCCAACGCCAGATGAGAACTCTGACCAGAACTCCAGGAGCTCCTCCCAGGCATCTG GCATCACAGGCAGTTACTCCGTGTCTGAGTCTCCCTTCTTCAGCCCCATCCacctgcactcaagcctggcgTGGACGGCGGAAGATTCAGTGGACAGTGCTTCTCCCgggcagagaaggaaggaacAATGG TACGCTGGCATCGACCCCTCGGACGGTATTAACTCAGAG GTCCTGGAAGCCATACGGGTGACCCGTCACAAGAATGCCATGGCAGAGCGCTGGGAATCCCGCGTCTACGCCAGTGAGGAGGATGACTGA